A single region of the Eublepharis macularius isolate TG4126 chromosome 14, MPM_Emac_v1.0, whole genome shotgun sequence genome encodes:
- the MSANTD2 gene encoding myb/SANT-like DNA-binding domain-containing protein 2 yields MAAPCGSSQLPAAESPLKIPKMEVMSPGSPGALSDGNPSLSDPSTPSGASPLGPAGPGSVAAAAATGVGAGSGGGGGGASGRGGASPSVSFSPGGTATAAACRGMSWTPAETNALIAVWGNERLVEARYQQLEGAGTVFGSKAPGPAMYERVSRALAELGYERTPSQCRERIKTLRRCYSRVKEHGVGKRKSSYTFEQLEQVFGQGGWDSQPCQPVLINSSGLYQELESDGSTMEEYSQDEWGNHSQDLHCYQSGDPELDEMPATKKSLKIKQESSEESQKRDMMQNIVQILESVQLKWELFQSWTDFSRLHLSNKLAIFGIGYNTRWKEDIRYHYAEISSQVPLGKRLREYFNSEKPEGRIIMTRVQKMNWKNVYYKFLEITISEARCLELHMEIDWIPIAHSKPTGGNIVQYLLPGGIPKSPGLYAIGYEDCHEKPQSPDHEGSSQDPENEILVEAEMPLSQASLKVEMESTRIIYCYLGIAEVRTLQQCLFLHFQANTKTFSKEWVGINGFLSQNCIVEPGVSPKSIYIKFVEVERDFLSAGSLVECLEKAIGYPLKFNN; encoded by the exons ATGGCGGCGCCCTGTGGCTCCTCACAGCTCCCGGCCGCCGAGTCGCCGCTGAAGATCCCCAAGATGGAGGTGATGTCCCCCGGCTCGCCCGGGGCGCTCAGCGACGGCAACCCCAGCCTCTCCGACCCGTCCACGCCCAGCGGCGCCTCCCCGCTCGGCCCCGCCGGGCCGGGCTCGGTGGCCGCGGCGGCTGCGACGGGGGTCGGGGCCGGctcggggggcggcggcggcggggcctCGGGCCGCGGCGGGGCCTCGCCGTCCGTCTCCTTCTCGCCCGGCGGCACCGCCACGGCCGCCGCCTGCCGAGGCATGTCGTGGACGCCGGCCGAGACCAACGCGCTGATCGCCGTGTGGGGCAACGAGCGGCTGGTGGAGGCGCGCTACCAGCAGTTGGAGGGCGCCGGCACCGTCTTCGGCAGCAAGGCCCCTGGCCCCGCCATGTACGAGCGCGTCTCCCGGGCCCTGGCCGAGCTGGGCTACGAGCGGACGCCCTCCCAGTGCCGGGAGCGCATCAAG ACCCTTCGCAGGTGTTACAGCCGAGTGAAAGAGCATGGAGTTGGCAAAAGAAAAAGCAGTTACACTTTTGAACAGTTGGAACAGGTGTTTGGTCAAGGAGGATGGGACTCTCAACCCTGCCAACCTGTGCTTATCAACAGTAGTGGCCTGTATCAGGAGCTGGAGTCAGACGGCAGCACGATGGAGGAGTACTCGCAAGACGAATGGGGGAACCACAGTCAGGATCTCCACTGCTACCAGTCGGGAGATCCGGAGTTGG ACGAAATGCCAGCTACAAAGAAATCGTTGAAGATAAAGCAGGAATCTTCTGAAGAATCACA GAAACGTGACATGATGCAGAATATTGTACAGATCTTGGAATCCGTCCAGTTAAAATGGGAGCTGTTTCAGAGCTGGACAGACTTCTCTAGGCTACATCTTTCGAACAAACTGGCCATTTTTGGCATTGGCTATAACACGCGGTGGAAGGAGGATATCCGTTACCACTACGCTGAGATCAGTTCCCAAGTTCCTCTTGGCAAGCGGCTCCGAGAATACTTCAACTCAGAGAAACCAGAGGGTCGGATCATCATGACCAGGGTACAGAAAATGAACTGGAAGAATGTTTACTACAAATTCCTAGAGATCACAATTAGTGAAGCAAGGTGCCTGGAGCTGCACATGGAGATTGACTGGATACCTATTGCACACTCCAAGCCAACTGGTGGGAATATCGTCCAGTATTTATTACCGGGAGGAATTCCTAAAAGCCCCGGTCTGTATGCCATTGGTTATGAAGATTGTCATGAGAAACCACAGTCTCCTGATCACGAGGGCAGCAGCCAAGACCCTGAGAATGAGATTCTGGTGGAGGCAGAAATGCCTTTGTCTCAAGCATCTCTCAAAGTGGAGATGGAGTCCACCCGAATCATATATTGTTACCTCGGTATTGCTGAGGTCAGAACTCTCCAGCAGtgtctgtttctgcattttcAGGCAAACACCAAAACCTTCAGTAAAGAGTGGGTTGGAATCAATGGGTTTTTATCTCAAAACTGCATTGTGGAGCCTGGGGTTTCGCCCAAATCTATCTACATCAAATTTGTGGAAGTGGAGAGGGACTTCCTTTCCGCTGGGTCTTTGGTAGAGTGCCTGGAAAAAGCCATCGGATACCCCTTGAAATTTAACAACTGA